One segment of Apus apus isolate bApuApu2 chromosome 1, bApuApu2.pri.cur, whole genome shotgun sequence DNA contains the following:
- the M6PR gene encoding cation-dependent mannose-6-phosphate receptor isoform X2, with the protein MSSPCYTSAVLVLFVALAVGVEAEQAKERSCDVVGEEGSESQMERALLKKLEPLSQIRFNVTVEKGKTENYVYHFRVCREVNTSMHDFGGLVQTDRQSGRTTVIGRINETQVFNGSDWIMLIYKGGDSYGTHCSGEKRRAVIMISCKQGATASSFSIISEEREKEQECFYLFEMDSSVACPAEDSHLSVGSILLITFASVIAVYIIGGFLYQRLVVGAKGMEQFPHFSFWQDLGNLVAAINTELEYKERNSYPKMEDHCPPERAL; encoded by the exons ATGTCATCACCTTGCTATacctctgctgtgctggtaCTCTTTGTGGCCCTTGCTGTGGGTGTGGAGGCTGAACAGGCAAAAGAAAGGAGCTGTGATGTTGTTGGTGAGGAGGGCAGCGAGTCACAGATGGAAAGAGCCCTGCTGAAGAAACTAGAGCCCCTGAGCCAAATAAG gttTAATGTTACTGTGGAGAAAGGCAAAACAGAGAACTATGTCTACCACTTCAGGGTGTGCAGGGAGGTCAACACCTCCATGCATGATTTTGGTGGCCTGGTGCAAACAGATAGACAGAGTGGAAGGACCACAGTGATAGGAAGAATCAATGAAACCCAGGTCTTCAATGGAA GTGACTGGATCATGCTGATTTATAAAGGAGGTGATTCATATGGCACGCACTGCAGTGGTGAGAAGAGAAGAGCTGTGATAATGATTTCCTGCAAGCAGGGAGCTACAGCG AGTTCATTCAGCATTATTTCAGAAGAGCGGGAAAAGGAGCAGGAGTGTTTCTACCTCTTTGAGATGGACAGCAGTGTGGCTTGTCCAGCTGAGGATTCCCACCTCAGTGTTGGCTCCATTCTGCTGATCAC GTTTGCTTCAGTGATTGCAGTCTACATCATTGGTGGGTTCCTCTACCAGCGCCTTGTAGTGGGAGCGAAGGGCATGGAGCAGTTTCCTCACTTTTCCTTCTGGCAAGATCTGGGCAATTTGGTGGCG GCTATAAATACTGAATTGGAATACAAGGAAAGAAACTCCTATCCAAAGATGGAAGACCACTGTCCTCCTGAGAGAGCATTATAG
- the M6PR gene encoding cation-dependent mannose-6-phosphate receptor isoform X1 gives MSSPCYTSAVLVLFVALAVGVEAEQAKERSCDVVGEEGSESQMERALLKKLEPLSQIRFNVTVEKGKTENYVYHFRVCREVNTSMHDFGGLVQTDRQSGRTTVIGRINETQVFNGSDWIMLIYKGGDSYGTHCSGEKRRAVIMISCKQGATASSFSIISEEREKEQECFYLFEMDSSVACPAEDSHLSVGSILLITFASVIAVYIIGGFLYQRLVVGAKGMEQFPHFSFWQDLGNLVADGCDFVCRSKPRNVPSVYRGVGDDQLGEESEERDDHLLSM, from the exons ATGTCATCACCTTGCTATacctctgctgtgctggtaCTCTTTGTGGCCCTTGCTGTGGGTGTGGAGGCTGAACAGGCAAAAGAAAGGAGCTGTGATGTTGTTGGTGAGGAGGGCAGCGAGTCACAGATGGAAAGAGCCCTGCTGAAGAAACTAGAGCCCCTGAGCCAAATAAG gttTAATGTTACTGTGGAGAAAGGCAAAACAGAGAACTATGTCTACCACTTCAGGGTGTGCAGGGAGGTCAACACCTCCATGCATGATTTTGGTGGCCTGGTGCAAACAGATAGACAGAGTGGAAGGACCACAGTGATAGGAAGAATCAATGAAACCCAGGTCTTCAATGGAA GTGACTGGATCATGCTGATTTATAAAGGAGGTGATTCATATGGCACGCACTGCAGTGGTGAGAAGAGAAGAGCTGTGATAATGATTTCCTGCAAGCAGGGAGCTACAGCG AGTTCATTCAGCATTATTTCAGAAGAGCGGGAAAAGGAGCAGGAGTGTTTCTACCTCTTTGAGATGGACAGCAGTGTGGCTTGTCCAGCTGAGGATTCCCACCTCAGTGTTGGCTCCATTCTGCTGATCAC GTTTGCTTCAGTGATTGCAGTCTACATCATTGGTGGGTTCCTCTACCAGCGCCTTGTAGTGGGAGCGAAGGGCATGGAGCAGTTTCCTCACTTTTCCTTCTGGCAAGATCTGGGCAATTTGGTGGCG GATGGCTGTGACTTTGTCTGCCGATCTAAGCCTCGGAATGTGCCGTCTGTGTACCGTGGTGTGGGTGATGATCAGCTGGGCGAGGAGTCAGAAGAACGGGATGACCATTTGCTATCAATGTGA